From a single Actinomycetota bacterium genomic region:
- a CDS encoding NAD(P)/FAD-dependent oxidoreductase, protein MKKDYDVIIVGAGPAGIFAALELVKRDGLRVLMLEKGPDIEERKCPARVGKCRRCRTCAITSGWGGAGAFSDGKLSLSPEVGGWLQEYVGTRMLRDLIQHVDRLYLEFGAPRETYGDDPEKVEDWRRRAVLHNLVLTPCPFRHLGTEYCRRLLVDVHAFLQDKVDIETGTAVETILADRGRAEGVRTASGEEIRAPHVIVAPGREGADWLVEEMGRLGVGSQNNQVDIGLRVEVPAPVLEPLTNDLYEPKIHYFSRRFEDRVRVFCMNPYGEVCVERYGDVLTVNGHSYAERRTENTNFALLVSTTFTEPFREPIAYGKYIARLANLLGEGILVQRLGDLLAGRRSTARRIARSTIRPTLPDATPGDLSFALPYRYISDILEMLEALDRLCPGLHTRDTLLYGVEVKFYSSRLHLGKDLQTEIQGLYAVGDGAGITRGLVQASASGVVAARSILAGYRD, encoded by the coding sequence ATGAAAAAAGATTACGACGTGATCATCGTGGGGGCCGGCCCGGCGGGCATCTTCGCCGCCCTGGAGCTGGTCAAGCGGGACGGCCTGCGGGTGCTCATGCTGGAGAAGGGGCCGGACATCGAGGAGAGAAAATGCCCGGCCCGGGTGGGGAAGTGCCGCCGGTGCCGCACCTGCGCCATCACCAGCGGCTGGGGAGGGGCGGGAGCCTTCAGCGACGGGAAGCTCTCCCTCTCACCGGAGGTGGGGGGTTGGCTCCAGGAGTACGTGGGCACGCGCATGCTGCGCGACCTAATCCAGCACGTGGACCGGCTCTACCTGGAGTTCGGCGCCCCGAGGGAAACCTACGGGGACGACCCGGAGAAGGTGGAGGATTGGCGCCGCCGGGCGGTCCTCCACAACCTGGTGCTCACCCCCTGTCCCTTCCGCCACCTGGGGACGGAGTACTGCCGCCGCCTGCTGGTGGACGTCCACGCCTTCCTCCAGGACAAGGTGGACATCGAGACCGGCACCGCGGTGGAGACCATCCTGGCCGACAGGGGGAGGGCGGAAGGCGTGCGCACCGCCTCCGGCGAGGAGATACGCGCCCCCCACGTCATCGTGGCCCCGGGCAGGGAGGGGGCCGACTGGCTGGTGGAGGAGATGGGCAGGCTGGGAGTGGGGTCCCAGAACAACCAGGTGGACATCGGCCTACGGGTGGAGGTCCCTGCCCCGGTGCTGGAGCCCCTTACCAACGACCTCTACGAGCCCAAGATACATTACTTCTCCCGTCGCTTCGAGGACCGGGTGCGCGTCTTCTGCATGAACCCCTATGGGGAGGTGTGCGTGGAGCGCTACGGGGACGTGCTCACCGTGAATGGCCATTCCTACGCCGAGCGGCGCACGGAGAACACCAACTTCGCCCTCCTGGTGAGCACCACCTTCACCGAGCCCTTCCGGGAGCCCATCGCCTACGGCAAGTACATCGCCCGCCTGGCCAACCTCCTGGGGGAGGGCATCCTGGTGCAGCGTCTGGGGGACCTCCTCGCCGGGCGCCGCTCCACGGCGCGGCGCATCGCCCGCTCCACGATCCGGCCCACCCTTCCCGATGCCACGCCGGGGGATCTGAGCTTCGCCCTGCCCTACCGCTACATCTCCGACATCCTGGAGATGCTCGAGGCCCTGGACAGGCTTTGCCCGGGGCTCCACACGCGGGACACCCTGCTCTACGGCGTGGAGGTCAAGTTCTATTCCTCCCGCCTCCACCTGGGAAAGGATCTCCAGACGGAGATACAAGGCCTTTACGCTGTGGGGGACGGGGCGGGGATAACCCGCGGACTGGTGCAGGCCTCCGCCTCCGGGGTGGTGGCCGCGCGCTCCATCCTCGCCGGGTACCGGGATTGA
- a CDS encoding adenylosuccinate synthase, whose product MPGIVVVGTQWGDEGKGKVIDLLSDDMHMVVRFHGGNNAGHTIVYDGKTLRLHLIPSGILYPHIVPVIGNGVIVNPAVLLEEMENLAGMGVDTERLRISYNAHVILPYHEVLDGLLEESRGSASLGTTRRGIGPTYADKAARVGLRMQDMLEPAAFGEKVRRAVEERNRLLTLVYKAEPLDAGNIADRYTGYAHRLRHLLADTSLLVKEALREGKNVLFEGAQGLMLDLDHGTYPYVTSSNTVAGAVCAGAGIGPRDIEEIIGVTKAYVTRVGAGPFPTEQDNEIGEAMQEVGREFGTTTGRKRRCGWFDLVILRYAVRLNTLTSLVLTKLDVLSQFDTLKVCVAYRRGGEIIQDFPPLYEVFSDCEPVYEELPGWKKDITGATRLEDLPTEARDYLQFIRERSGVPIKLVSVGPERQQSIFLDGGGEPLRQGRFLFYDDLPL is encoded by the coding sequence ATGCCCGGAATAGTGGTGGTGGGAACCCAGTGGGGAGACGAGGGGAAGGGGAAGGTCATCGATCTCCTTTCCGACGACATGCACATGGTGGTGCGTTTCCACGGGGGCAACAACGCGGGTCACACCATCGTCTACGACGGCAAGACCCTAAGGCTGCACCTCATCCCCTCCGGTATCCTCTACCCCCATATCGTTCCCGTCATCGGGAACGGGGTCATCGTCAACCCCGCAGTGCTCCTGGAGGAGATGGAAAACCTCGCTGGCATGGGGGTGGACACGGAGCGCCTGCGCATCTCTTACAACGCCCACGTCATCCTCCCCTACCACGAGGTGTTGGACGGGCTCCTGGAGGAGAGCCGTGGGTCCGCCAGCCTGGGCACCACCCGGCGGGGTATCGGGCCAACCTACGCGGACAAGGCGGCCCGGGTGGGACTGCGCATGCAGGACATGCTCGAACCCGCGGCCTTCGGGGAGAAGGTTCGCCGGGCGGTGGAGGAGAGGAACCGCCTCCTCACCCTGGTCTACAAGGCGGAGCCCTTGGACGCCGGGAACATTGCCGACCGCTACACCGGGTATGCTCACCGCCTGCGCCACCTCCTGGCGGACACTTCCCTGCTGGTCAAGGAGGCTCTCCGGGAGGGGAAGAACGTCCTCTTCGAGGGAGCCCAGGGCCTCATGCTGGACCTGGACCACGGCACCTATCCCTACGTCACCTCCTCCAACACCGTGGCCGGGGCGGTGTGCGCCGGGGCGGGTATAGGGCCCCGCGACATCGAGGAAATAATCGGGGTGACCAAGGCCTACGTCACCCGGGTAGGAGCCGGGCCCTTTCCCACCGAGCAGGACAACGAGATCGGCGAGGCCATGCAGGAGGTGGGACGGGAGTTCGGGACCACCACCGGGAGAAAGCGGCGCTGCGGGTGGTTCGACCTGGTCATCCTGCGCTACGCGGTTCGACTCAACACCTTGACCAGCCTGGTCCTCACCAAGCTAGACGTCCTTTCCCAGTTCGATACCCTCAAGGTCTGCGTCGCCTACCGAAGGGGAGGAGAGATAATCCAGGACTTTCCACCCCTGTACGAGGTGTTCTCTGACTGCGAGCCGGTCTACGAGGAATTACCAGGCTGGAAAAAGGACATCACGGGCGCCACCCGCCTCGAGGACCTGCCCACGGAAGCGCGCGATTACCTCCAGTTCATTCGGGAGAGATCGGGGGTGCCCATCAAGCTGGTCTCCGTGGGCCCGGAACGTCAACAGTCCATCTTCCTCGACGGGGGCGGGGAGCCCCTCCGCCAGGGACGCTTCCTCTTCTACGACGACCTGCCGCTGTAG